In a genomic window of Mycolicibacillus parakoreensis:
- a CDS encoding acyl-CoA synthetase, with protein sequence MNLSAVKRPLDRLMATAQNGLEVLRLGGLETGSVPSPFQIVESVPMYKLRRYFPPDNRPGQPPAGPPVLMVHPMMMAADMWDVTRDEGAVGILHAAGLDAWVIDFGSPDQVEGGMDRDLADHVVALSEAIDTVRATTGQDVHLAGYSQGGMFCYQTAAYRRSKNVASIVAFGSPVDALATLPMGIPSDLATTAANFMADHVFTRLDIPSWLARTGFQMMDPLKTAKARLEFVRQLHDREALLAREQQRRFLDSEGWIAWSGPAISELLKLFIAHNRMMTGGFAIHGQLVTLTDITCPILAFVGEVDDIGQPPSVRGIRRAAPNTDVYEYLLRAGHFGLVVGSKAAEQTWPTVADWVLWLVEQGPKPAGIVPMADQPAEHADSGVPISSRVAHGLGEASEVALTLARGAATAVVAANKSVRTLAIETVRTLPRLARLGQINDHTRISLGRIIDEQAAGTPGGEFLLFDGRVHTYEAVNRRINNVVRGLIEVGIRQGDHVGVLMETRPSALVAIAALSRLGAVSVLMPPGGDLATAVQIGGVSELVTDPTNLDAARGLSCQVLVLGGGETRDLHLPDDSDVIDMEQIDPDAVTLPGWYRANPGYARDLAFIAFSRVGGELVAKQITNYRWALSAFGTASAASLGHSDTVYCLTPLHHESGLLVSLGGAVVGGTRIALSRGLRPDRFVAEVRQYGVTVVSYTWAMLDAVIKDPGFALHGNHPVRLFIGSGLPPGLWQRVTEAFAPAHVVEFFATTDGQAVLANVSGAKVGSKGRPLPGAGEAQLAAYDAEHDLILETDDGFVQVAETDEVGVLLARSRGPIDPAASVKRGVFAPADTWVSTEYLFWRDADGDYWLAGGRGSVIHTARGIVYPVPVTDALGLINGVDLAATYAVTVGSAEYAIAAITVTAGASVTPAGLHEAMAQLPVGEPPDLVHVVPALPLSSTYRPTTGDLPQAGLPKAGRTTWYLDAATGQYARLTAAVRKGLLDAGDREENPAGR encoded by the coding sequence ATGAATCTCTCGGCGGTCAAACGACCGCTGGATCGCTTGATGGCCACCGCGCAGAACGGGCTGGAGGTGCTCCGACTCGGCGGGCTGGAGACCGGCAGCGTGCCCTCGCCGTTCCAGATCGTCGAGAGCGTACCGATGTACAAGCTGCGGCGGTATTTTCCGCCGGACAACCGGCCCGGCCAACCCCCCGCCGGCCCGCCGGTGCTGATGGTGCATCCGATGATGATGGCCGCCGACATGTGGGACGTCACCCGCGACGAAGGTGCGGTGGGCATCCTGCATGCGGCCGGTTTGGACGCCTGGGTCATCGATTTCGGCTCCCCGGACCAGGTCGAGGGCGGGATGGACCGCGACCTGGCCGACCACGTCGTCGCGTTGAGCGAGGCGATCGACACGGTGCGCGCCACCACCGGGCAGGACGTGCACCTGGCCGGCTATTCGCAGGGCGGGATGTTCTGCTACCAGACCGCGGCCTACCGGCGGTCGAAGAACGTCGCCAGCATCGTGGCGTTCGGGTCGCCGGTCGACGCGCTGGCCACGCTGCCCATGGGCATCCCGTCGGATCTGGCCACCACCGCCGCGAATTTCATGGCCGACCACGTGTTCACCCGCCTGGACATCCCGAGTTGGTTGGCGCGCACCGGGTTCCAGATGATGGACCCGTTGAAGACGGCGAAGGCCCGGCTGGAGTTCGTCCGTCAACTCCACGACCGCGAGGCCCTGCTGGCCCGCGAACAGCAGCGCCGCTTCCTGGACTCGGAGGGCTGGATCGCCTGGTCGGGGCCGGCGATCTCGGAGCTGTTGAAGCTGTTCATCGCCCACAACCGGATGATGACCGGCGGGTTCGCCATCCACGGCCAGTTGGTGACGCTGACCGACATCACCTGCCCGATCCTGGCGTTCGTCGGGGAGGTCGACGACATCGGCCAACCACCGTCGGTGCGCGGCATCCGACGCGCCGCCCCCAACACCGACGTCTACGAATACCTGTTGCGTGCCGGCCACTTCGGCCTGGTGGTCGGCTCCAAGGCCGCCGAGCAGACCTGGCCGACGGTGGCCGATTGGGTGTTGTGGCTGGTCGAGCAGGGCCCCAAACCGGCCGGCATCGTCCCGATGGCCGACCAGCCCGCCGAGCACGCCGACAGCGGGGTGCCGATCAGCTCCCGGGTGGCCCACGGGCTGGGCGAGGCCTCCGAGGTGGCGTTGACGCTGGCCCGCGGGGCCGCGACCGCGGTGGTCGCCGCGAACAAATCGGTGCGCACCCTGGCCATCGAGACCGTGCGCACCCTGCCCCGGCTGGCCCGGCTCGGTCAGATCAACGACCACACCCGAATCTCGTTGGGCCGCATCATCGATGAGCAGGCCGCCGGAACCCCGGGCGGGGAGTTCCTGCTCTTCGACGGACGGGTACACACCTACGAGGCGGTCAACCGCCGCATCAACAACGTGGTGCGCGGCCTGATCGAGGTCGGGATACGCCAAGGCGATCACGTCGGAGTGCTGATGGAGACCCGCCCCAGCGCACTGGTCGCGATCGCCGCGCTGTCGCGGCTGGGAGCGGTCTCGGTGCTGATGCCGCCCGGCGGCGACCTGGCGACCGCGGTCCAGATCGGCGGGGTCAGCGAACTGGTGACCGACCCCACCAACCTCGACGCGGCCCGCGGGCTGTCCTGCCAGGTGCTGGTGCTCGGCGGCGGCGAGACCCGCGACCTGCACCTGCCCGACGACAGCGACGTCATCGACATGGAGCAGATCGACCCGGACGCGGTCACCCTGCCCGGCTGGTACCGCGCCAACCCCGGCTACGCGCGGGATCTGGCGTTCATCGCGTTCAGCCGGGTCGGCGGTGAGCTGGTCGCCAAACAGATCACCAACTACCGCTGGGCGCTGTCGGCGTTCGGGACCGCCTCGGCCGCCTCGCTGGGACACAGCGACACCGTCTACTGCCTCACCCCGCTGCACCACGAGTCGGGGCTGTTGGTCAGCCTCGGCGGCGCGGTGGTCGGCGGCACCCGGATCGCGTTGTCGCGCGGACTGCGCCCGGACCGCTTCGTCGCCGAGGTGCGCCAGTACGGCGTCACCGTGGTGTCCTACACCTGGGCGATGCTCGATGCGGTCATCAAAGACCCCGGGTTCGCGTTGCACGGCAACCATCCGGTGCGGTTGTTCATCGGCTCGGGGCTGCCGCCCGGGCTGTGGCAGCGGGTCACCGAGGCGTTCGCGCCCGCGCACGTGGTGGAGTTCTTCGCCACCACCGACGGCCAGGCCGTGTTGGCCAACGTCTCCGGCGCGAAGGTGGGCAGCAAGGGCCGGCCGCTGCCCGGCGCCGGCGAGGCCCAGCTGGCCGCCTACGACGCCGAGCACGACCTGATCCTGGAGACCGACGACGGGTTCGTGCAGGTCGCCGAGACCGACGAGGTGGGGGTGCTGCTGGCCCGCTCCCGCGGCCCGATCGACCCGGCCGCCTCGGTCAAACGCGGCGTGTTCGCCCCCGCCGACACCTGGGTCTCCACCGAGTATCTGTTCTGGCGCGACGCCGACGGCGACTACTGGCTGGCGGGCGGGCGCGGGTCGGTGATCCACACCGCCCGCGGCATCGTCTACCCGGTCCCGGTCACCGACGCGCTGGGGCTGATCAACGGGGTCGACCTGGCCGCCACCTACGCGGTCACCGTCGGGTCCGCCGAGTACGCGATCGCCGCGATCACCGTGACCGCCGGCGCCTCGGTGACCCCGGCCGGTCTGCACGAGGCGATGGCCCAACTCCCGGTGGGCGAGCCCCCCGATCTGGTCCACGTGGTGCCGGCCCTGCCGCTGAGCAGCACCTACCGGCCGACCACCGGGGATCTGCCGCAGGCCGGCCTGCCCAAGGCGGGGCGCACCACCTGGTATCTGGACGCCGCGACCGGCCAGTACGCGCGGCTGACCGCCGCGGTGCGCAAGGGGCTGCTCGACGCCGGGGACCGCGAGGAGAACCCGGCCGGTCGCTGA
- a CDS encoding TetR/AcrR family transcriptional regulator, which produces MSTDTPRRRRGRPPGPSDTRERILACARELFAHHGFAGASVRAIAAAAGVDSALVHHYFGTKQQLFAAAIDAPVDPMTILGPLRELPVAELGHRLPAMLLPLWDSEAGTGLLATLRALLTGGDVPLARSFFRDIVVAELSERADDPPGSGVVRAEFVASQLMGVVVARYVVGLEPLASLPPDAIVAMIGPTLQRYLTGPLPDPLQP; this is translated from the coding sequence GTGAGCACCGACACCCCGCGGCGACGCCGCGGGCGCCCGCCGGGCCCCAGCGACACCCGCGAGCGCATCCTGGCGTGCGCCCGCGAACTCTTCGCCCACCACGGGTTCGCGGGCGCCTCGGTGCGGGCGATCGCCGCGGCCGCCGGCGTCGACTCCGCGCTGGTGCACCACTACTTCGGCACCAAGCAGCAGTTGTTCGCCGCGGCCATCGACGCGCCGGTGGACCCGATGACCATCCTGGGCCCGCTGCGCGAACTGCCGGTCGCCGAGCTGGGACACCGGCTGCCCGCGATGCTGCTTCCGCTGTGGGATTCCGAGGCCGGTACCGGGCTGTTGGCGACCCTGCGTGCCCTGCTCACCGGCGGGGACGTCCCGCTGGCGCGGTCGTTCTTCCGCGACATCGTCGTCGCCGAACTCTCCGAACGGGCCGACGACCCGCCGGGCAGCGGCGTGGTGCGCGCGGAGTTCGTGGCCAGCCAGCTGATGGGGGTGGTGGTGGCGCGCTACGTCGTCGGGCTGGAGCCGCTGGCGTCGCTGCCCCCCGACGCGATCGTCGCGATGATCGGCCCGACGCTGCAGCGCTACCTCACCGGTCCGCTGCCGGACCCGCTGCAGCCATGA
- a CDS encoding DNA-3-methyladenine glycosylase, protein MGADQLQTDPLAAARRVLGATLTGRGVRALVVEVEAYGGVPDGPWPDPAAHSYRGPTGRNRVMFGPPGRLYTYRSYGIHICANVACGPDGTAAATLLRAGAIVDGIDVARSRRGGHHRPAALARGPGNLCAALGITLADNGLDLFDPASPVRLTLNAPVSATAGPRVGVSGAADRRWRLWLPDRPEVSGYKRSPRAPAPGESD, encoded by the coding sequence GTGGGAGCCGACCAGCTGCAGACCGATCCGCTCGCCGCCGCCCGCCGGGTCCTCGGCGCCACCCTCACCGGGCGCGGGGTGCGCGCCCTCGTCGTGGAGGTGGAGGCCTACGGCGGGGTGCCCGACGGCCCCTGGCCGGACCCGGCCGCGCACTCCTACCGGGGCCCGACCGGCCGCAACCGGGTGATGTTCGGCCCGCCCGGGCGCCTCTACACCTACCGCAGCTACGGCATCCACATCTGCGCCAACGTGGCCTGCGGCCCCGACGGCACCGCCGCGGCCACCCTGCTGCGGGCGGGCGCGATCGTCGACGGGATCGATGTGGCCCGGTCCCGCCGCGGTGGGCACCACCGACCGGCCGCCCTGGCCCGCGGGCCCGGAAACCTCTGCGCCGCGCTGGGCATCACCCTGGCCGACAACGGCCTGGACCTGTTCGACCCGGCCAGCCCGGTGCGGTTGACCCTCAACGCCCCGGTGAGCGCGACGGCCGGACCCCGGGTCGGGGTCAGCGGCGCCGCCGACCGCCGGTGGCGGCTGTGGCTGCCCGACCGCCCCGAGGTGTCCGGCTATAAACGCAGCCCCCGCGCGCCGGCACCGGGGGAGAGCGACTGA
- a CDS encoding ABC transporter permease — MRPYLATTARILRQLATDRRSVAMIVVVPTAIITLMYFMFDNAPHPPGSPPPFSTACLILLGLFPLFLMFIITSITMQRERASGTLERILTTPLRRLDLLAAYGTAFSLAAAAQASLACLVSFWFLGFRTEGNPAWVFLIAIVNAILGVGLGLLCSAFARTEFQAVQFIPVVMVPQLLLAGIIVPRPVMADWLQWISNVLPASYALEALQQVGAHPGLTAIAARDIAVVIGFAVAALVLAAATLRRRTP; from the coding sequence CTGCGGCCCTACCTGGCCACCACGGCGCGGATCCTGCGTCAGCTGGCCACCGACCGGCGCAGCGTGGCGATGATCGTGGTGGTGCCCACGGCCATCATCACGCTGATGTACTTCATGTTCGACAACGCCCCGCACCCGCCGGGCAGCCCGCCACCGTTCAGCACCGCCTGCCTGATCCTGCTGGGCCTGTTCCCGTTGTTCTTGATGTTCATCATCACCTCGATCACGATGCAACGGGAACGCGCCTCGGGCACCCTCGAGCGGATCCTGACCACCCCGCTGCGCCGGTTGGACCTGTTGGCCGCCTACGGCACCGCGTTCTCGCTGGCCGCCGCCGCCCAGGCCAGCCTGGCCTGTCTGGTGTCGTTCTGGTTCTTGGGGTTTCGCACCGAGGGAAACCCCGCCTGGGTGTTCCTCATCGCGATCGTCAACGCGATCCTCGGGGTCGGGTTGGGGTTGTTGTGCAGTGCGTTCGCCCGCACCGAATTTCAAGCCGTCCAGTTCATCCCGGTGGTGATGGTGCCGCAGCTGTTGCTCGCCGGGATCATCGTGCCGCGCCCGGTGATGGCCGACTGGCTGCAGTGGATCAGCAACGTGCTGCCCGCCAGCTACGCGCTGGAGGCCCTCCAGCAGGTCGGTGCCCACCCGGGACTGACCGCGATCGCCGCGCGCGACATCGCGGTGGTGATCGGCTTCGCCGTCGCCGCGCTCGTCCTGGCGGCGGCCACCCTGCGGCGCCGGACACCGTGA
- a CDS encoding acyl-CoA thioesterase — MTATDNAENRHRDGEPSWLARLVDFDRDGDTFTVPTLEAGPTSRLFGGLIAAQALAAAARTVEADKRPHSLHAYFVRGGRYDAALRLHVQRIRTGRSFDTRQVSVRQDEAVILELIASFHRREPGADWHPVADPGLPFDRAVPKQPALQYADRFEIRADPSDTSPFVVPPYWIRTRDPLGDDPLISACALTFISDLGPVPVVRPPGTPLELGLGFAASLDHSIWFHRPFAPDRWHRYEVAAANIGDSRGLARGALYDRAGALVASTAQEALWRV, encoded by the coding sequence ATGACCGCCACCGACAACGCCGAGAACCGCCACCGCGACGGCGAGCCGAGCTGGCTGGCGCGGTTGGTGGACTTCGACCGCGACGGGGACACGTTCACCGTCCCCACCCTCGAGGCGGGACCGACGTCGCGGCTGTTCGGCGGATTGATCGCCGCGCAGGCGCTGGCCGCCGCCGCGCGCACCGTCGAGGCGGACAAGCGGCCGCACTCGCTGCACGCCTACTTCGTGCGCGGCGGTCGCTACGACGCCGCGTTGCGCCTGCACGTGCAACGCATCCGCACCGGCCGGTCGTTCGACACCCGGCAGGTCAGTGTCCGTCAGGACGAGGCGGTGATCCTGGAGCTGATCGCCTCGTTTCACCGGCGCGAACCCGGCGCCGACTGGCATCCGGTCGCCGATCCGGGCCTGCCGTTCGACCGGGCGGTGCCCAAACAGCCGGCGCTGCAGTACGCCGACCGGTTCGAGATCCGCGCCGACCCGAGCGACACCTCACCGTTCGTGGTGCCGCCGTATTGGATCCGCACCCGCGACCCGCTCGGCGACGATCCGCTGATCAGCGCCTGCGCGCTGACGTTCATCTCCGATCTGGGGCCGGTGCCGGTGGTGCGCCCGCCGGGGACCCCGCTGGAACTCGGGCTGGGCTTCGCCGCCAGCCTGGACCACTCGATCTGGTTCCACCGGCCGTTCGCCCCCGACCGCTGGCACCGCTACGAGGTCGCCGCGGCCAACATCGGCGACAGCCGCGGGCTGGCCCGCGGCGCGCTGTACGACCGGGCCGGTGCCCTGGTGGCCAGCACCGCCCAGGAGGCCCTGTGGCGGGTGTGA
- a CDS encoding Trm112 family protein translates to MPELLPLLVCPDDRGPLLLCDAAVLYNPRLRRAYRIDDGIPVLLIDEARDVDDDEHTRLMAAAGPAADR, encoded by the coding sequence TTGCCCGAGCTGCTGCCGCTGCTGGTCTGCCCCGACGACCGGGGGCCGCTGCTGCTCTGCGACGCAGCGGTGCTCTACAACCCGCGGCTGCGGCGCGCCTACCGCATCGACGACGGCATCCCGGTGCTGCTCATCGACGAGGCGCGCGACGTCGACGACGACGAGCACACCCGGCTCATGGCTGCAGCGGGTCCGGCAGCGGACCGGTGA
- a CDS encoding ABC-F family ATP-binding cassette domain-containing protein, producing MTGRAGAHLLGAEAVHLEYPSGVVLESVSLGVDEGARIGVVGRNGDGKSSLLGLLTGQIRPDRGRVTHRAGLRVGTLDQDDTLPAGQTVGRALVCEAADHEWAADPRIRDVVAGLVADLDWQAAVDTLSGGQRRRVQLAALLIGEWDVIALDEPTNHLDLQGIHWLAGHLGSRWPRTAGAVLVITHDRWFLDEVATTTWEVHDGIVEPFDGGYAAYVLARVERDRQAAVAETKRQNLLRKELAWLRRGAPARTAKPKFRIEAASALIADVPPLRNSVELAKLATARLGRNVVDLLDVTVSFGAPDDAAPVLRDVEWRIGPGERTGILGANGAGKSTLLGLIAGTVTPDTGRVKRGKTVRLAMLDQRLGPLSDLADDRVADVLAGLRRGYPVGGRELTPAQLLERLGFHRGQLAARVRDLSGGQRRRLQFLLTLLAEPNVLILDEPTNDVDTDMLTAIEDLLDAWPGTLIVVSHDRYLLERVTDQQYAILDGRLRHLPGGVQQYLQLSAAGGDTAGRRRAPDRPARSTGAAQRAVHKEIAAIDRALAKLADRIGAVHERLADHDQSDHVGLAALTAELDALRQQVDEREQRWLELAELVE from the coding sequence GTGACCGGCCGGGCGGGAGCCCATCTGCTCGGCGCGGAGGCCGTGCATCTGGAGTACCCCAGCGGTGTGGTGCTGGAGTCGGTGAGCCTGGGCGTCGACGAGGGCGCACGGATCGGCGTCGTCGGACGCAACGGGGACGGCAAATCCAGCCTGCTGGGTCTGCTCACCGGCCAGATCCGCCCCGACCGCGGACGCGTCACCCACCGTGCCGGGCTGCGCGTCGGGACGTTGGACCAAGACGACACCCTGCCCGCCGGGCAGACCGTGGGCCGGGCGCTGGTCTGCGAGGCCGCCGACCACGAGTGGGCCGCCGATCCCCGCATCCGCGACGTGGTCGCCGGCCTCGTCGCCGACCTGGACTGGCAAGCCGCGGTCGACACCCTCTCCGGCGGTCAACGGCGCCGGGTGCAACTGGCCGCGCTGCTGATCGGCGAGTGGGACGTCATCGCGCTCGACGAGCCGACCAACCACCTGGACCTGCAGGGCATTCACTGGCTGGCCGGGCACCTTGGCAGCCGGTGGCCGCGCACCGCCGGCGCGGTGCTGGTGATCACCCACGACCGCTGGTTCCTCGACGAGGTCGCCACCACCACCTGGGAGGTCCACGACGGGATCGTCGAACCGTTCGACGGCGGGTACGCCGCCTACGTGCTCGCCCGCGTGGAGCGCGACCGGCAGGCCGCGGTCGCCGAGACCAAACGCCAGAACCTGTTGCGCAAGGAGTTGGCCTGGCTGCGCCGCGGCGCCCCGGCGCGCACGGCGAAACCGAAGTTCCGCATCGAGGCGGCCAGCGCGCTGATCGCCGACGTCCCCCCGCTGCGCAACAGCGTCGAGCTGGCGAAACTGGCGACCGCGCGACTGGGCAGAAACGTCGTCGACCTGCTCGACGTCACGGTGTCCTTCGGGGCGCCGGACGACGCCGCCCCGGTGCTGCGCGACGTCGAGTGGCGGATCGGGCCCGGCGAGCGCACCGGCATCCTCGGGGCCAACGGTGCGGGCAAATCCACCCTGCTGGGGTTGATCGCCGGCACCGTGACGCCCGACACCGGGCGGGTCAAACGCGGCAAGACCGTCCGGCTGGCGATGCTCGACCAGCGCTTGGGGCCGTTGTCCGACCTCGCCGACGACCGGGTCGCCGACGTCCTGGCCGGGCTGCGCCGCGGCTACCCGGTGGGCGGACGCGAGCTGACGCCGGCGCAACTGTTGGAGCGGCTGGGGTTTCACCGCGGCCAGCTCGCCGCCCGGGTGCGCGACCTCTCCGGCGGGCAGCGTCGCCGGCTGCAGTTCCTGCTCACCTTGCTGGCCGAGCCGAACGTGCTCATCCTCGACGAGCCCACCAACGACGTCGACACCGACATGCTCACCGCCATCGAGGATCTGCTCGACGCCTGGCCGGGCACCTTGATCGTGGTCTCCCACGACCGGTACCTGCTGGAGCGGGTCACCGACCAGCAGTACGCGATCCTCGACGGGCGGCTGCGCCACCTGCCCGGCGGGGTGCAGCAGTACCTGCAGCTCAGCGCCGCCGGTGGCGACACCGCGGGCCGGCGTCGGGCCCCGGATCGCCCGGCGCGCAGCACCGGCGCGGCGCAACGCGCCGTCCACAAGGAGATCGCCGCGATCGACCGTGCGCTGGCCAAACTGGCCGACCGCATCGGCGCGGTCCACGAGAGGCTGGCCGATCACGACCAGAGCGACCACGTCGGGCTGGCCGCCCTCACCGCCGAACTCGACGCGCTGCGCCAGCAGGTCGACGAGCGTGAGCAGCGCTGGTTGGAGCTCGCGGAGCTGGTCGAGTAG
- a CDS encoding ABC transporter ATP-binding protein, with translation MMSSSVDELRASDAAVSIAGLRVVRGGRTVLRDVSVQIPRGSITGLLGPSGCGKTTLMRCIVGTQIVESGTVTVLGSPAGSARLRHRVGYVTQDPTVYPDLRVIDNVRYFAALYGAPAADADAAVDTVGLAEQGSSFAANLSGGQRIRVSLACALVARPSLLVLDEPTVGLDPVLRTELWAQFAALARAGSTLLISSHVMDEADHCGQLLLLRDGRLLAHTSPTRLRKDTGCSSLEDAFLSIIRRSTAAAPR, from the coding sequence ATGATGAGTTCATCGGTTGATGAATTAAGGGCGTCGGACGCGGCGGTGAGCATCGCCGGGCTGCGGGTCGTGCGCGGCGGGCGCACCGTGCTGCGGGATGTCTCGGTGCAGATCCCGCGCGGCAGCATCACCGGGTTGCTGGGCCCGTCCGGGTGCGGCAAGACCACGCTGATGCGGTGCATCGTCGGCACCCAGATCGTGGAGTCCGGGACCGTGACCGTGCTCGGCAGCCCGGCCGGCTCAGCGCGGCTGCGCCACCGGGTCGGCTACGTCACCCAGGACCCGACCGTCTACCCCGACCTGCGGGTCATCGACAACGTGCGCTACTTCGCGGCGCTCTACGGGGCGCCCGCGGCCGACGCCGACGCGGCCGTGGACACCGTCGGGCTCGCCGAGCAGGGTTCCAGTTTCGCGGCCAACCTCTCCGGCGGCCAACGGATCCGGGTGTCGCTGGCGTGTGCGCTGGTCGCCCGCCCGTCGCTGCTGGTGCTCGACGAGCCCACCGTCGGGCTCGACCCGGTGCTGCGCACCGAGCTGTGGGCGCAGTTCGCCGCGCTGGCCCGGGCGGGCAGCACGCTGCTGATCTCCAGTCACGTCATGGACGAAGCCGACCACTGCGGGCAGCTGCTGCTGCTGCGCGACGGCCGGCTGCTGGCCCACACCTCCCCCACCCGCCTGCGAAAGGACACCGGATGCAGCTCGCTCGAGGACGCGTTCCTGTCGATCATTCGGCGCAGCACCGCCGCCGCGCCGCGCTGA
- a CDS encoding MPT63 family protein has protein sequence MSIVTTGRLILSTLILAVAAVLTAPLAAASPPTVGALGDTLEMTDTVGQVQYSWRVAALQPSSDTVPGYPVAGRLWEATATVHAVRGTVTPAISQFNAVAPGRDSYRVLWQVAAPTAISGATIAQGASATGKIYFDVTGADPSDVTMNNGMEDLLIWRG, from the coding sequence ATGAGTATCGTCACGACGGGCAGACTGATCCTGAGCACCCTGATCCTGGCGGTCGCGGCGGTGTTGACCGCGCCGCTGGCGGCCGCGAGCCCGCCGACCGTCGGCGCGCTCGGCGACACCTTGGAGATGACCGACACCGTCGGGCAGGTCCAGTATTCATGGCGGGTCGCCGCGCTGCAGCCCAGCAGCGACACCGTGCCGGGCTACCCGGTGGCCGGGCGGCTGTGGGAGGCCACCGCCACCGTGCACGCCGTGCGCGGCACCGTGACCCCGGCGATCTCCCAGTTCAACGCCGTCGCCCCCGGTCGCGACAGCTACCGGGTGCTGTGGCAGGTCGCGGCGCCGACCGCGATCAGCGGCGCCACCATCGCGCAGGGCGCCAGCGCGACCGGCAAGATCTATTTCGACGTCACCGGCGCGGACCCCAGCGACGTCACCATGAACAACGGCATGGAGGACCTGCTGATCTGGCGCGGCTGA
- the tyrS gene encoding tyrosine--tRNA ligase: MGSASGILDELSWRGLIAQSTDRDALSAAARDPLTVYAGFDPTAPSLHAGHLVPLLTLRRFQRAGHRPIVLAGGATGLIGDPRDAGERTLQSADTVAGWVERIGDQLARFVDFDDGPTGAVVENNLDWTQRLSAVDFLRDLGKHFSVNTMLDRETVRRRLDADGISYTEFSYMLLQANDYVELYRRHGCTLQIGGSDQWGNIVAGVRLVRQQLGATVHALTVPLVTAADGTKFGKSTGGGNLWLDPELTSPYAFYQYFINTADADVVRYLRWFTFLSAEELAELETATAERPQQRAAQRRLARELTTLVHGQAATTAVEQASRALFGRGELGALDEATLSAALTETPVARLGPADPAGIVDLLVASGLSASRGAARRTVGEGGVSVNNVRIDSVEWTPTAADFLHGRWLVLRRGKRHIAGVETGVEARDARRHGAG, encoded by the coding sequence ATGGGTAGCGCTTCCGGGATCCTCGACGAGCTCAGTTGGCGCGGGCTGATCGCGCAGTCCACCGATCGCGACGCACTGTCCGCGGCGGCGCGGGACCCGCTGACCGTCTACGCCGGGTTCGACCCGACCGCGCCGAGCCTGCACGCCGGGCACCTGGTGCCGTTGTTGACGCTGCGCCGGTTTCAGCGGGCGGGTCATCGCCCGATTGTGTTGGCCGGCGGGGCGACCGGGCTGATCGGCGATCCCCGCGACGCCGGGGAGCGCACCCTGCAGTCGGCCGACACGGTCGCCGGGTGGGTGGAGCGCATCGGCGACCAGCTGGCACGGTTCGTCGACTTCGACGACGGCCCCACCGGCGCGGTCGTGGAGAACAACCTGGACTGGACCCAACGACTCAGCGCCGTGGACTTCCTGCGCGATCTGGGCAAGCACTTCTCGGTGAACACCATGCTCGACCGGGAGACCGTGCGACGGCGCCTGGACGCCGACGGCATCTCCTACACGGAGTTCAGCTACATGCTGCTGCAGGCCAACGACTACGTCGAGCTGTACCGCCGGCACGGGTGCACGCTGCAGATCGGCGGCTCCGACCAGTGGGGCAACATCGTCGCCGGGGTGCGGCTGGTGCGCCAGCAGCTCGGGGCGACGGTGCACGCCCTGACGGTGCCGCTGGTCACCGCGGCCGACGGCACCAAGTTCGGCAAGTCCACCGGCGGGGGCAACCTGTGGCTGGACCCGGAGCTGACCAGCCCGTACGCCTTCTACCAGTACTTCATCAACACCGCCGACGCCGACGTGGTGCGCTACCTGCGGTGGTTCACGTTCTTGTCCGCCGAGGAACTGGCCGAGCTGGAGACCGCCACCGCCGAGCGTCCGCAGCAGCGGGCCGCACAGCGGCGGTTGGCCCGCGAACTGACCACCCTGGTGCACGGGCAGGCGGCCACCACCGCCGTCGAGCAGGCCAGCCGGGCGCTGTTCGGTCGCGGCGAACTCGGCGCGCTCGACGAGGCCACCCTGAGCGCCGCGCTGACCGAGACGCCGGTGGCGCGGCTGGGCCCCGCCGACCCCGCGGGCATCGTCGACCTGTTGGTGGCCAGCGGCCTCTCCGCGAGCAGAGGCGCGGCCCGCCGCACCGTCGGCGAGGGCGGGGTGTCGGTGAACAACGTCCGCATCGACAGCGTCGAGTGGACCCCGACCGCCGCGGACTTTCTGCACGGCCGCTGGCTGGTGCTGCGGCGTGGCAAGCGCCACATCGCCGGCGTCGAAACCGGCGTCGAGGCCCGCGACGCCCGCCGCCACGGAGCCGGGTAG